ATTACAAGTATTTTTCACCGCTTGTGAATCAATGATGATTAAAGTTGTCCATTTAGCTTTTTTTTGACCTGACGAGCGCACTTGTCCATGTAAGACGCTCATCAGTTGCTCAATCACCCCAGCTTCCCGCCATTGAATGCAAGTGCCAATAGACGGTTGAGTAGGGAAGCAGATCTTTCGGCAAGTCTTCCCAGTTGCAGCCGTTCTTGAGTTGATAGAAGATGCCATCCAAGATTTCCCGCTTTGTCCAGTTAGACGGTCTAGTCCGTTTCTTCCGAGGTAAAATCTGAACCAGGAACGGTTCAAGAATTTCCCATTCTTCGTCTGTTAGGCTACTTGAGTACGGCATGGCGGCTGAATCAGGCTTTGGCGATAACGTTACTTCATTGCCGTAAAAGATGTCAAATGGGTTCCATAGGCATACTTTTTGACTAAGTAGCCCAAGGCTCGCTCAGTCAGCGCCTTGCCCGTTTTCTCTGAAACAAACAGATAATTAGTATCTGGTGTCCGAGTTTTGATAAACTCACTCAGCACCGCTCTAGCTGTCGCATTCAACGGGACTTCTCGGTATTTGTTGCGTTTGCCACGAACTTGTAAGATGCCACTACGTTTCCCTAGATGAACCTGTTCTATATGAAGTGTGCAGACTTCTTGGGCACGCAATCCAGTATGAAGCATCAGCACAATTATTGTTCGGTCTCTGAGGCTACCAGAATTCGTTACAGCTGCGACCAAGGCAGATTCTTCGGCATTACTTAGATGACGTGGTGGAGAATCAACTGTTGGGATTAACTTCACAACAGCAGCAGGGTTATTGTCAATTAATCCTGTCCTGCTCACCCAAGTAAAATAGCTCTTCAATGTTATCAAATACCGATTCACTGAAGCTGGTTTCAGCTTCAATGAATTCTGTAAGTAAGAACGATAGCAAGTAATCGTAGGTGTAGCAATTGTAGTCAGTACAAAGGATTTTTGAATTTCCTGTCCTTCTGAAGCAGTTTCCTCATACCAAGCCATAAACTGGCGCAGGTCTGAAAGGTAGTTACGGATAGTGCTCGGACTGACATCAGCCAAGTCGCGTAGGTATGATTCACATTGTGCTAAAGTTTTCTGTCCGATTTTTGATATGAGTGGGATACTACCTCGCTTCATGGCGTATCGCTGACCTCTAACTTTGAGTTGAGATGCCTTATCTTTAGTGTAAAGACATTAGCAGACATGAACGAAGGGGGATATCAGGAGCATTAGCAGACATTTTGGCATCCTGACCAAACGTCTGTTTTGGAGGACACCAAATTACTGCGATTGAACGTACCGCTTATCCTCAATTCAAGCAGCACCCTACTGCAAAAGAATTAGCAGAACTTTACACTCCGACAAAAGAGGAAATTCAGTTTGCCAATGCTAAGGCTCACGGTAATAACGGACGGCTAAGTTTGCTGGTAATGCTGAAAGCCTTCCAACGACTCGGTTACTTTCCCCATCCAGATTTTGTTCCACTCCCAATTATCAACCACCTCCGCTCCATTCTAAAACTGAGTGCTAAGGTGTCAGCGATTCCCTCTCTACGTTCCCGTCGTCGCTACACTGAAGCAATTCGAGCCTACTTGGACGTTAAGCCCTATGACAATGTAGCCCAAGAATGTGCTGCAAAAGCTATTGCGGTTGCCGCATCCGTCAAGGATCATCCTGCGGATTTGATAAATGTGGCGATTGAGAAGTTGGTTAAAGAGCGTTATGAGTTGCCAGCCTTTAGCACCATTGACCGACTAGCTAGCAATGTCCGCTCCATCACCAACACTCGTTTGTTTGGGCAGGTGTGTGCTGGATTATCCCAAATCGAGCAAGCCTACCTGGATCAATTGCTCTTGTCAGAGTCACAGCAGTCAATAGCCACACTGAATTTGTTAAAATCCCCGCCCAAAAGCGCCACTCTTTCACACATGCAGGAACTCCTGGCTAAATTTAACTCCTTGATGTCCTTTGGGGATGCCAAGCGATTGTTATCAGGCATTGCGAGCAGTAAGGTAAAGTCCTTTGCCGCACAAGCAAAAGCATTGGACAGGTCAGAGTTTCAAGATCTAAAGCTCCCCAAACGCCGCACTTTACTACTGTGCCTACTGTACCAGGCTCAGGTTAAAACACGAGACCACTTGGTGGAAATGTTTCTCAAACGTCTGCAAACTATCCATAACAACGCTAAAGCCAAGCTAGTCGAGTTGCGAGAAAAGCATCTGGCGCAGACTGAAGCTTTGCTTGGAGTTTTGGCGCAAATATTATCTGTTTCCAGTGAAAACATCGACGACGCAGCTTTAGGACAACAAGTACAGTCCGTCTTCACCAGTCTAGGAGGTTCACAACTGTTGTTAGAGCAGTGTGAGGAAATTGCAGCTTACAACAGCGATAACTACTTCCCCCTGTTATGGCAGTTTTATTCTCGCTACCGTAAGCTTCTGTTTGGACTGGTACGGTCATTGGATATCCGTTCTACGACCCAAGACCAATCACTGATGTCAGCCCTGACTTTTGTGCTTGAGCAGGAACATCGGCGAGGTAAGTGCTTGCCTTTCGATATTGATTTAAGTTTTATCGGTGATAAATGGCGGCGGTTGGTAGTCAAACGCCAAGATAATACTGAAGTTTTGGTTCGCCAACAACTAGAGATTTGCGTCTTCACCTACTTGGCACTGGAGCTAAAGACGGGGGATGCTTGTGTAGAAGGGTCAGAAAACTATGCAGATTTCCGTGCCTGAGTTGCTCACTTGGGATGAGTATGAACCCATGATGGAAGAATATTGCCTCTCACTTGGCATCCCCTCAAATTCCGAAGATTTTGTTCAGCATTTGCAACATTTGCTCACTCAAACAGCAGAATCCGTAGACCAAATCTGTTCTGATGGTAAGCAGGTTAGCATCAGCAAGGATGGAGAGCCTTTACTGAAACGCATTCCTGCCCAAGAAAAACCTGATGGGGCAGCAGCATTAGAAGCAGCTATTTTGCAACGCCTGCCAGAGCGCAGCGTCCTGGATATCCTTTGCAACGTCGAGCATTGGCTCAACTGGACACGACATTTTGGTCCGTTGTCTGGTTCAGAACCCAAAATGGAGCAGCCAATGGAACGCTATATTCTCACAACCTTTGGCTACGGCTGTAACCTGGGACCGAATCAAACAGCTCGTCACACCCGAGGGCTGGTAACTTCCCACATGCTCTCCTACACTAACCGCCGTCACGTTTCCGCCGAGACACTACAAGCAGCAATTCGGGATATCATCAACGCCTACAATCGTCTCTCACTTCCAAAGTGCTGGGGTAGTGGGACTCGGGCAGCGGCGGATGGTAGTAAGTTTGAGATCTACGAAAACAACCTGCTGTCAGAGTACCATATCCGC
Above is a window of Chroococcidiopsis sp. SAG 2025 DNA encoding:
- a CDS encoding transposase, yielding MPYSSSLTDEEWEILEPFLVQILPRKKRTRPSNWTKREILDGIFYQLKNGCNWEDLPKDLLPYSTVYWHLHSMAGSWGD
- a CDS encoding tyrosine-type recombinase/integrase gives rise to the protein MKRGSIPLISKIGQKTLAQCESYLRDLADVSPSTIRNYLSDLRQFMAWYEETASEGQEIQKSFVLTTIATPTITCYRSYLQNSLKLKPASVNRYLITLKSYFTWVSRTGLIDNNPAAVVKLIPTVDSPPRHLSNAEESALVAAVTNSGSLRDRTIIVLMLHTGLRAQEVCTLHIEQVHLGKRSGILQVRGKRNKYREVPLNATARAVLSEFIKTRTPDTNYLFVSEKTGKALTERALGYLVKKYAYGTHLTSFTAMK
- a CDS encoding DUF4158 domain-containing protein, encoding MERTAYPQFKQHPTAKELAELYTPTKEEIQFANAKAHGNNGRLSLLVMLKAFQRLGYFPHPDFVPLPIINHLRSILKLSAKVSAIPSLRSRRRYTEAIRAYLDVKPYDNVAQECAAKAIAVAASVKDHPADLINVAIEKLVKERYELPAFSTIDRLASNVRSITNTRLFGQVCAGLSQIEQAYLDQLLLSESQQSIATLNLLKSPPKSATLSHMQELLAKFNSLMSFGDAKRLLSGIASSKVKSFAAQAKALDRSEFQDLKLPKRRTLLLCLLYQAQVKTRDHLVEMFLKRLQTIHNNAKAKLVELREKHLAQTEALLGVLAQILSVSSENIDDAALGQQVQSVFTSLGGSQLLLEQCEEIAAYNSDNYFPLLWQFYSRYRKLLFGLVRSLDIRSTTQDQSLMSALTFVLEQEHRRGKCLPFDIDLSFIGDKWRRLVVKRQDNTEVLVRQQLEICVFTYLALELKTGDACVEGSENYADFRA
- a CDS encoding Tn3 family transposase, translated to MQISVPELLTWDEYEPMMEEYCLSLGIPSNSEDFVQHLQHLLTQTAESVDQICSDGKQVSISKDGEPLLKRIPAQEKPDGAAALEAAILQRLPERSVLDILCNVEHWLNWTRHFGPLSGSEPKMEQPMERYILTTFGYGCNLGPNQTARHTRGLVTSHMLSYTNRRHVSAETLQAAIRDIINAYNRLSLPKCWGSGTRAAADGSKFEIYENNLLSEYHIRRARLWWDCLSPRFR